One genomic segment of uncultured Campylobacter sp. includes these proteins:
- the secA gene encoding preprotein translocase subunit SecA: protein MFKKVIHGIFGTKNDRIVKQYAKRAAQISALEENYAAMDDAALKAEFEALRAQVRAGEKSTDDVLNEVFAIVREAGKRVLNMRHFDVQLIGGLVLNDGAIAEMKTGEGKTLVATLAVVLNAMEGKGVHVVTVNDYLAKRDAAQMGELYEFLGLSTGVIVGGEYDDAKRKAAYACDITYGTNNEFGFDYLRDNMKFSADEKVQRGHHFVIVDEVDSILIDEARTPLIISGPTNRTLDGYIKANEVARQMIRGEAPADPKGKATGDFTVDEKNRAVLITEAGISKAERLFGVDNLYSLENAVLSHYLDQALKANYLFEKDVHYVVRDGQVIIVDEFTGRLSEGRRFSEGLHQALEAKEGVQIQEESQTLADITFQNYFRLYEKLAGMTGTAQTEATEFSQIYKLEVVSIPTNVPVIRKDQNDLIYKTEREKFDAVINEIKRLNSKGQPVLVGTASIEKSEKLHELLVKENIAHSVLNAKNHEREAQIIKDAGVKGAVTIATNMAGRGVDIRIDDEVRALGGLYILGTERHESRRIDNQLRGRSGRQGDPGESRFFLSLEDNLLRIFGSDKIKNIMDRLGLKDGEHIESGMVSRAVENAQKKVESLHFEARKNILEYDDVANEQRKTIYKYRNELLDPDYDLKDKIIQNREEYISSVLEELEIFDGANIKEVDKFPIVAKIAQETGEVLENSELEKVDDFKELKEKIIGALAVSYENKMAPIDPQQRKSIEKMLYLQIVDRDWREHLYQMDILKAGIGLRGYNHKDPLTEYKKESYNLFMELVMRLKSDSIRLLHSIQFKSREEIEAEQRAMQERMESSNAKELAAASTNEAQLKGAEEFGDKKPKRNDPCPCGSGKKYKDCHGKGGPKKGGFAR, encoded by the coding sequence ATGTTTAAAAAGGTCATCCACGGGATTTTCGGTACTAAAAATGATAGGATCGTCAAACAATACGCCAAGCGCGCGGCACAGATCAGTGCGCTTGAAGAAAACTACGCGGCGATGGACGATGCGGCGCTTAAGGCGGAATTTGAAGCGTTAAGAGCGCAAGTTCGCGCGGGCGAAAAGAGCACGGATGACGTGCTTAACGAAGTGTTTGCTATCGTGCGAGAGGCGGGCAAAAGAGTGCTAAATATGCGCCACTTCGATGTTCAGCTAATAGGCGGTTTGGTGCTAAACGACGGCGCGATTGCCGAGATGAAAACTGGCGAAGGAAAGACCCTCGTAGCGACTTTAGCGGTGGTGTTAAACGCGATGGAGGGCAAGGGCGTTCACGTCGTAACCGTAAACGACTACCTAGCTAAGCGCGATGCCGCGCAGATGGGCGAGCTATATGAATTTTTAGGGCTTAGCACCGGTGTGATCGTAGGCGGCGAATACGATGACGCCAAGCGCAAAGCCGCATACGCGTGCGACATCACCTACGGCACAAACAACGAGTTCGGCTTTGACTATCTGCGCGATAATATGAAATTTAGCGCGGATGAAAAGGTGCAACGCGGGCATCATTTCGTAATCGTCGATGAAGTAGATAGCATCCTGATCGACGAAGCTAGGACGCCACTTATCATCTCAGGTCCTACGAACCGCACTCTAGACGGCTACATCAAGGCAAACGAAGTAGCTCGCCAAATGATCCGCGGTGAGGCGCCTGCAGATCCGAAAGGCAAGGCGACGGGCGATTTTACCGTAGATGAGAAGAACCGCGCCGTTTTGATTACGGAGGCAGGAATTTCAAAAGCCGAGAGGCTTTTTGGCGTCGATAACCTCTATAGCCTTGAAAATGCCGTGCTTAGCCACTACCTTGATCAAGCACTTAAGGCAAATTATCTATTTGAAAAGGATGTGCACTACGTCGTGCGCGACGGGCAGGTCATAATCGTGGATGAATTTACGGGTCGTCTTAGCGAGGGGCGCAGATTCAGCGAAGGCTTGCACCAGGCTCTTGAAGCTAAAGAGGGCGTGCAGATCCAAGAGGAAAGCCAAACTCTTGCCGACATTACCTTTCAAAACTACTTCCGTCTTTACGAAAAACTCGCCGGTATGACGGGTACGGCACAGACGGAAGCAACGGAATTTTCTCAAATTTACAAACTCGAAGTGGTCTCTATCCCTACGAATGTGCCGGTCATCAGAAAGGATCAAAACGATCTTATCTACAAAACCGAGCGCGAGAAATTTGACGCCGTCATAAATGAGATCAAGCGGCTAAATTCCAAAGGCCAGCCTGTGCTCGTAGGTACGGCGTCGATTGAAAAGAGCGAGAAGCTGCACGAGCTTTTGGTTAAAGAAAACATCGCGCACTCCGTGCTAAACGCCAAAAATCACGAGCGTGAAGCGCAGATCATCAAAGACGCAGGCGTAAAGGGCGCAGTTACGATCGCTACGAATATGGCGGGACGCGGCGTGGATATCCGCATAGACGACGAAGTGCGCGCTTTGGGTGGGCTGTATATTTTAGGTACCGAGCGCCACGAAAGTCGCCGTATCGATAATCAGCTCCGCGGACGAAGCGGGCGCCAAGGTGATCCGGGCGAGAGTAGATTTTTCTTAAGCTTGGAGGATAATCTGCTTAGAATTTTTGGCAGCGACAAGATTAAAAATATCATGGATCGCTTGGGTTTGAAAGACGGCGAACATATCGAATCAGGCATGGTTTCGCGCGCAGTAGAGAACGCGCAGAAAAAGGTCGAGAGCTTGCACTTTGAAGCGCGTAAAAATATCCTAGAATACGACGACGTCGCAAACGAGCAGCGCAAGACGATCTATAAATATCGCAACGAGCTTTTGGACCCCGACTACGATCTGAAAGATAAAATCATTCAAAACCGCGAGGAGTACATCTCTAGCGTGCTTGAGGAGCTTGAAATTTTCGACGGCGCAAATATCAAAGAGGTCGATAAATTCCCGATCGTCGCCAAAATCGCTCAAGAAACGGGCGAGGTGCTCGAAAACAGCGAGCTTGAGAAGGTCGATGATTTCAAAGAGCTGAAAGAAAAGATCATCGGCGCGCTTGCCGTTTCGTATGAAAACAAGATGGCGCCGATCGATCCGCAGCAGCGCAAAAGTATCGAAAAGATGCTTTATCTGCAGATCGTCGATCGCGACTGGCGGGAGCATCTGTATCAGATGGATATCCTAAAGGCGGGCATCGGACTTCGCGGCTACAACCACAAAGACCCGCTTACGGAGTATAAAAAGGAGAGCTACAATCTTTTTATGGAGCTTGTGATGCGCCTCAAATCCGACAGCATCCGCTTGCTGCATTCGATCCAGTTTAAATCTAGGGAGGAGATCGAAGCCGAACAGCGCGCGATGCAGGAGCGCATGGAGAGCTCAAACGCCAAAGAGCTCGCCGCCGCAAGCACGAATGAAGCACAGCTAAAGGGCGCAGAAGAGTTTGGCGACAAAAAGCCTAAGCGAAACGATCCTTGCCCTTGCGGCAGCGGCAAAAAATACAAAGACTGCCACGGCAAGGGCGGTCCGAAAAAAGGCGGCTTTGCGAGGTAG
- a CDS encoding ABC transporter permease: MVKYLLFKYLRFDRSQPFITLSALLAFLGVGVGLTVLIVAMAIMNGFDKEFERKLFTMNYPITIHSHFRGGISKDDVEGLRADFPDLIFSPYISSQVIAKSGEKLEGGLIFGVNLNDEKRINSVVAAGAKDANLTDYGIMIGRGIKDEFMLDEGSKITMIFTKSDPGGFALIPKMKRFDVRADFSSGLIAYDKAYSYADASDLAKILGYDEGTFDGVHVFSNDPFKDLERIKKSLPSGTNAVGWWQQNGNFFSALALEKRALFIVLMLIILVASLNIVSSLLMTVMNRRQEIALLLSLGASKKEVKRTFFALGATIGGGGIIFGLILGLFGVWLLGSFDIVNLPADVYGSSKLPMELSLGDLAMILIGAVLIVALSSWYPAKKATQIDVLQTLRNE, from the coding sequence TTGGTAAAGTATTTATTATTCAAATATCTCAGATTCGACCGCTCTCAGCCCTTCATTACGCTTTCGGCGCTGCTTGCGTTCTTGGGCGTCGGCGTGGGGCTTACGGTGTTGATCGTCGCGATGGCGATAATGAACGGTTTTGATAAAGAATTCGAGCGCAAGCTATTTACGATGAACTACCCGATCACGATACACAGCCACTTTCGCGGCGGCATTTCAAAAGACGACGTGGAGGGGCTGCGGGCGGACTTCCCCGATCTGATCTTTAGCCCCTACATCAGCTCGCAAGTCATCGCCAAAAGCGGCGAGAAGCTCGAGGGCGGGCTGATTTTCGGCGTAAATTTAAACGACGAAAAGCGCATCAACTCCGTCGTCGCAGCAGGCGCCAAAGACGCCAATCTAACGGACTACGGCATCATGATAGGGCGCGGGATCAAGGACGAGTTTATGCTGGATGAGGGCAGCAAGATCACGATGATCTTTACGAAGAGCGATCCGGGCGGCTTTGCGCTGATCCCTAAGATGAAGCGCTTTGACGTGCGCGCGGATTTTAGCTCCGGGCTGATCGCCTACGACAAGGCGTATTCCTACGCAGACGCAAGCGATCTAGCCAAAATTTTAGGCTACGACGAGGGGACATTTGACGGCGTGCATGTTTTTTCAAACGATCCGTTTAAAGACCTGGAGCGCATCAAAAAAAGCCTTCCTAGCGGCACTAACGCCGTAGGTTGGTGGCAGCAAAACGGAAATTTTTTCAGCGCCCTTGCGCTTGAAAAGCGCGCTCTTTTTATCGTGCTGATGCTAATAATCCTGGTCGCGAGCCTAAATATCGTAAGTTCGCTTCTGATGACCGTGATGAACCGCCGCCAAGAGATCGCGCTTTTACTTAGCCTGGGTGCTAGCAAAAAGGAGGTCAAAAGGACATTTTTCGCGCTCGGAGCCACGATCGGCGGCGGCGGCATCATATTCGGGCTTATTTTGGGCTTATTTGGCGTGTGGCTGCTCGGAAGCTTCGACATCGTAAATCTGCCGGCCGACGTTTACGGAAGCTCGAAGCTGCCGATGGAGCTTTCGCTAGGCGATTTGGCGATGATTTTAATCGGCGCGGTGCTTATCGTAGCGCTTTCGTCATGGTACCCGGCCAAAAAAGCCACGCAGATTGACGTGCTGCAAACACTGCGCAACGAGTAG
- the folD gene encoding bifunctional methylenetetrahydrofolate dehydrogenase/methenyltetrahydrofolate cyclohydrolase FolD — MTLIDGKSISAKVKEEIKSAASDLAAKGVEPALAVILVGEDAASKTYVASKEKACAACGIRSVTHRLNSDVSEAALLELIENLNDDECIDGILVQLPLPKHIDTNKILEKISPQKDVDGFSAINVGKLTSGLSDGFVPCTPLGVMRLLEEYGVQIAGKNAVVLGRSNIVGKPMASLLLNADATVTIAHSKTKDLKRLCADADILVAAVGKAHFVGADMVKQGAVVIDVGINRGGDGKLRGDVDFDAVAPKCSFITPVPGGVGPMTIAMLLSNTIKSAKNRLRQRV, encoded by the coding sequence ATGACTTTAATCGACGGCAAAAGCATAAGCGCAAAGGTAAAAGAGGAGATCAAATCGGCCGCTTCGGATCTTGCCGCAAAGGGCGTAGAGCCCGCGCTGGCGGTGATTTTGGTAGGCGAGGACGCGGCTAGCAAGACCTATGTCGCGAGCAAGGAAAAAGCCTGCGCCGCCTGTGGGATCCGCTCCGTAACGCACCGCTTGAACTCCGATGTGAGCGAGGCGGCGCTTTTAGAACTGATAGAAAATTTAAACGATGACGAATGTATCGACGGTATCTTGGTGCAGTTGCCGCTTCCAAAGCACATTGATACGAATAAAATTTTAGAAAAAATAAGCCCACAAAAGGACGTGGACGGATTTAGCGCGATAAACGTAGGCAAGCTTACTAGTGGGCTTTCGGACGGTTTTGTGCCTTGCACTCCGCTTGGCGTGATGCGCCTGCTTGAGGAATACGGCGTGCAGATCGCGGGCAAAAATGCCGTCGTGCTGGGTCGCAGCAATATCGTCGGAAAGCCGATGGCGAGCCTGCTGTTAAATGCCGATGCCACCGTCACTATCGCTCATAGCAAGACGAAAGACTTAAAGCGGCTTTGCGCAGACGCCGACATTTTGGTCGCGGCAGTCGGCAAGGCGCATTTTGTGGGCGCTGATATGGTAAAACAAGGCGCGGTGGTAATCGACGTGGGGATTAATCGCGGTGGCGACGGCAAACTAAGGGGCGACGTCGATTTTGATGCGGTCGCACCAAAATGCTCGTTCATCACACCCGTGCCCGGAGGTGTGGGGCCGATGACGATTGCGATGCTTTTGAGCAATACGATAAAATCGGCGAAAAATCGCTTAAGACAAAGAGTCTAA
- the lepB gene encoding signal peptidase I, whose protein sequence is MKILSKIYKFLSSWTGTVIVVLFVILFVAQAFVIPSGSMRTTLLEGDFLFVKKFSYGIPTPHIPFVEWQVAPDSDGDGHIIRGEGPKRGDIVVFRYPLNEKMHFVKRNFAVGGDEVIFDLNNFYLRPHEGDEFIAANYDARDIVILGGEKYVKEPYKFKGIHYDPNARNSMLTNVKIALEKGELSMKPISLSEIPHSFEAAGISFNAFYIKVPQDEYFMIGDNRNNSADSRFWGPVPYRLIVGKPWFTYFSIDADRKIRWERIGRFVDTLQNDESLIYEQK, encoded by the coding sequence ATGAAAATACTAAGCAAAATTTATAAATTTTTATCGAGTTGGACGGGAACGGTCATCGTCGTTTTATTCGTCATTCTTTTTGTGGCGCAAGCCTTCGTGATCCCAAGCGGATCGATGCGCACTACGCTTTTGGAGGGTGATTTTTTATTCGTTAAAAAATTTAGCTACGGCATCCCGACTCCACATATTCCCTTTGTGGAGTGGCAGGTAGCTCCTGATAGCGACGGAGATGGGCATATTATCCGAGGCGAGGGTCCGAAGCGCGGCGACATCGTGGTTTTTCGCTATCCGCTTAATGAAAAAATGCACTTTGTAAAGCGAAATTTTGCCGTAGGTGGCGACGAGGTGATATTTGATCTGAATAATTTCTACCTTCGTCCGCATGAAGGCGACGAGTTCATTGCTGCAAACTACGATGCTCGCGACATTGTGATTTTAGGTGGCGAAAAATATGTTAAAGAGCCGTATAAATTTAAGGGCATTCACTACGACCCTAATGCTAGAAACTCGATGCTAACAAATGTCAAAATCGCACTTGAGAAGGGTGAGCTTTCTATGAAGCCCATTAGTCTAAGCGAAATTCCTCACAGCTTCGAAGCTGCGGGGATAAGCTTCAATGCCTTTTACATCAAAGTGCCGCAGGATGAGTATTTTATGATAGGCGATAATCGCAATAATTCCGCCGATAGCCGCTTTTGGGGTCCGGTACCTTATCGTCTGATCGTCGGCAAGCCGTGGTTTACATATTTTAGTATCGATGCCGATCGCAAGATCCGCTGGGAGCGAATCGGGCGCTTCGTCGATACCTTGCAAAACGACGAGAGCCTAATCTATGAGCAAAAATAA
- a CDS encoding adenine phosphoribosyltransferase — protein sequence MKSLSSEQKSYLFRSIRTVRDFPKPGILFYDITTLVGDREAFNFLLDHLVERYADYGLDYIVGIESRGFIFAAALAARLRVAFVPIRKPKKLPYITISQKYSLEYGFDQVEMHVDAFSGVQDAKVLLIDDLIATGGTARAALDLIAQTQAKCVEACFLLNLRELNDLGEFSRRTNVYCVLEA from the coding sequence ATGAAAAGCCTAAGCAGCGAGCAAAAAAGCTATTTATTTCGCTCGATCCGCACCGTGCGCGACTTCCCAAAGCCCGGTATTTTGTTTTACGATATCACGACGCTCGTAGGCGATCGCGAGGCGTTTAATTTCCTGCTTGATCATCTAGTCGAGCGCTATGCTGATTACGGACTTGATTACATAGTAGGCATAGAAAGTCGCGGATTTATTTTTGCAGCGGCACTTGCTGCGAGGTTGAGGGTTGCTTTTGTGCCAATTAGAAAGCCAAAGAAGCTTCCTTATATCACGATTTCGCAAAAATACAGCCTTGAATACGGCTTCGATCAGGTCGAGATGCACGTGGATGCATTCTCCGGCGTACAGGATGCCAAGGTGCTTCTAATCGACGATCTAATCGCCACTGGAGGCACGGCGCGCGCGGCATTAGATCTCATCGCGCAGACGCAGGCTAAGTGCGTCGAGGCGTGTTTTTTATTAAATTTGCGCGAGTTAAACGATCTAGGCGAGTTTTCGCGTCGCACAAACGTTTATTGCGTTTTAGAGGCGTGA
- a CDS encoding DedA family protein, with amino-acid sequence MEELLKNLLQEYHQYAYILLFVWCILEGEIALILGGIMAHEGHINLPLGIFVAGLGAFCGDQFYFYIGRYNKKYISKKLAAQRRKFAIAHLLLQRYGWPIILMQRYMYGFRVIIPMSIGITRYSAKKFAIINLFSAWCWSGATMVLAWYFGEEIWSGLRLIEQHWYFAIPIIGGILYLFFRLFKRMENHFMNSRKERDESKTARS; translated from the coding sequence TTGGAAGAGCTACTTAAAAATTTACTGCAAGAATACCACCAATACGCCTATATCTTGCTTTTCGTTTGGTGCATTTTAGAAGGCGAAATCGCGCTGATTTTAGGCGGCATAATGGCGCACGAGGGACATATAAATTTGCCGCTAGGTATCTTTGTCGCGGGCCTTGGGGCATTTTGCGGTGATCAGTTTTATTTTTATATCGGTCGCTACAATAAAAAATATATCAGTAAAAAACTCGCGGCGCAGCGCCGAAAATTTGCGATTGCGCACCTGCTTTTGCAACGCTACGGCTGGCCGATAATTTTAATGCAGCGCTATATGTATGGCTTTCGCGTCATCATCCCGATGAGTATCGGCATCACTCGCTACAGCGCAAAGAAATTTGCGATTATCAATCTTTTTAGCGCTTGGTGCTGGTCGGGCGCGACGATGGTTTTGGCGTGGTATTTTGGCGAGGAGATCTGGAGCGGGCTGCGGCTAATCGAGCAACACTGGTATTTTGCGATACCTATCATAGGCGGAATTTTATATCTATTTTTTAGGTTATTTAAACGTATGGAAAATCACTTTATGAACTCACGAAAGGAACGAGATGAAAGTAAAACTGCTAGATCGTAA
- a CDS encoding leucyl aminopeptidase produces the protein MKVKLLDRKINEIEADFEVILVVDKNLNHEFIKDADKFALFNYKGEGNLLLAESGRLYVGIKELSFDRLRAALASAYNALKGYAIKNFKIAFYKCGCDRRSTMAMVEGVLLGGYEFNKYKSEKKNSSLNEILISTQEYGGAKPDVQKMNYGVQQGIVMANAANFARDGVNEIPEIYTPEKMASEAEILASNYDDVSVKIYDEDFLREQNMNAFLAVNRSSAHPPRLIHLIYKPQRCLKRVVFVGKGLTYDSGGLSLKPSDYMLTMKSDKSGALAAMGIIKGAAELELPFEIHAAIGATENMIGGDSYKPDDVLLSRSGVSIEVRNTDAEGRLVLADCLSYAQDLAPDLLIDMATLTGACVVGLGEYTSGIMGNSEELKRKFKDLSDCSGELFSILEFNDYLRELIKSSIADVSNCASSRYGGAITAGLFLDKFIKDEYKDKWLHLDIAGPAYLEKAWGYYAAGATGAGVRANLYFLQALAKELKDA, from the coding sequence ATGAAAGTAAAACTGCTAGATCGTAAAATTAACGAGATAGAGGCGGATTTTGAAGTTATTTTAGTCGTAGATAAAAATTTAAATCACGAATTTATTAAAGATGCGGATAAGTTTGCGCTTTTTAACTACAAAGGCGAGGGCAATCTGCTGCTAGCCGAGAGCGGGCGGCTGTATGTGGGGATCAAAGAGCTTAGCTTCGATAGGCTGCGAGCGGCGCTTGCGAGCGCATACAACGCGCTTAAGGGCTATGCGATCAAAAATTTTAAAATCGCCTTTTACAAATGCGGCTGCGATCGCAGAAGCACGATGGCGATGGTCGAAGGCGTGCTTTTGGGCGGCTATGAGTTTAATAAATACAAAAGCGAGAAGAAAAACTCCAGCTTGAACGAAATTTTAATCTCTACGCAGGAGTACGGCGGAGCTAAGCCTGACGTGCAAAAGATGAACTACGGCGTGCAGCAGGGCATCGTGATGGCAAACGCTGCAAATTTCGCGCGCGACGGCGTCAATGAGATACCTGAAATTTACACGCCCGAAAAGATGGCGAGCGAGGCTGAAATTTTGGCGTCGAACTACGACGACGTGAGCGTTAAAATTTATGACGAGGACTTTTTGCGCGAGCAGAATATGAATGCGTTTTTGGCAGTCAATCGCTCCAGCGCTCATCCGCCGCGCCTCATCCATCTTATCTATAAGCCGCAGCGCTGCCTAAAGCGCGTCGTTTTCGTGGGCAAAGGGCTTACTTACGACAGCGGCGGGCTAAGTCTGAAGCCAAGCGATTATATGCTTACGATGAAAAGCGACAAAAGTGGCGCGCTTGCTGCGATGGGTATCATCAAGGGCGCTGCCGAGCTTGAGCTGCCGTTTGAGATACACGCGGCTATCGGCGCTACTGAAAATATGATCGGCGGCGATTCGTATAAACCCGACGACGTGCTGCTTAGTCGCAGCGGCGTAAGCATAGAGGTGCGAAATACCGACGCGGAGGGGCGGCTCGTGCTTGCCGACTGCCTAAGCTACGCGCAGGATCTTGCCCCCGATCTGCTAATCGATATGGCGACGCTTACCGGCGCTTGCGTCGTGGGGCTTGGCGAATACACGAGCGGCATCATGGGAAACAGCGAGGAGCTAAAGCGTAAATTTAAAGATCTTAGCGATTGTAGCGGCGAGCTATTTAGCATTTTGGAATTTAACGATTATCTGCGCGAGCTAATTAAAAGCAGTATCGCAGACGTTTCCAACTGCGCTTCCAGTAGATACGGCGGCGCGATAACTGCAGGGCTGTTTTTGGATAAATTTATAAAAGACGAGTATAAAGACAAGTGGCTGCACCTTGATATAGCAGGGCCCGCGTATCTGGAAAAGGCATGGGGCTATTACGCCGCGGGCGCGACTGGTGCGGGCGTGAGAGCAAACTTATATTTCTTGCAGGCTCTAGCCAAAGAGCTGAAGGACGCGTAG
- the ychF gene encoding redox-regulated ATPase YchF produces MGLSVGIVGLPNVGKSTTFNALSGAQNAQAQNYPFCTIEPNKAVVPVPDARLGKLAQIVKPGRIVHSTIEFVDIAGLVRGASKGEGLGNKFLSNIRECEIILHIVRCFESGDITHVEGCVDPIRDIEIIETELILADIEQLGRKIERLGKEAKANQKGAKEALAVANELLAHLNDGKPASNFALKEDESYIALNRELRLLSAKDVIYGANVDEDGIAQDNEYVARVREYANARGAEVIKLCAKIEEELIGLSDEETHEMLQSLGAQQSGLELIIKRSFAKLSLISYFTAGEMEVRAWTITKGWKAPKAASVIHNDFERGFIRAEVIGYEDYIACGGESRAKEAGKMRLEGKDYVVQDGDVMHFRFNV; encoded by the coding sequence ATGGGGCTGTCAGTAGGGATCGTAGGGCTTCCGAACGTCGGTAAATCCACTACCTTTAACGCACTTAGCGGTGCGCAAAACGCACAGGCACAGAACTATCCATTCTGCACGATCGAGCCCAATAAAGCGGTCGTGCCCGTGCCCGATGCCAGGCTTGGTAAGCTAGCACAGATCGTTAAGCCCGGTCGCATCGTGCATTCGACCATCGAGTTCGTAGATATTGCGGGCCTCGTGCGCGGAGCTAGCAAAGGCGAGGGGCTGGGAAATAAATTTCTTTCAAATATCCGCGAGTGCGAGATCATCCTTCATATCGTACGCTGCTTCGAAAGCGGCGACATAACCCACGTCGAAGGCTGCGTCGATCCTATCCGCGACATCGAGATCATCGAAACCGAGCTTATTTTAGCGGACATAGAGCAGCTTGGCCGCAAGATCGAGCGCCTCGGTAAGGAAGCCAAAGCAAATCAAAAGGGCGCTAAAGAGGCGCTAGCCGTGGCAAACGAGCTTTTAGCGCATCTAAACGACGGCAAGCCCGCTTCAAATTTTGCGCTCAAAGAGGATGAAAGCTACATCGCTTTAAATCGCGAGCTGCGCCTGCTCAGCGCCAAGGACGTAATCTACGGCGCCAATGTGGACGAAGACGGCATCGCGCAGGATAACGAATATGTCGCGCGCGTAAGAGAATACGCAAATGCCCGCGGCGCGGAGGTGATCAAGCTCTGCGCCAAGATCGAAGAGGAGCTCATAGGCTTAAGCGATGAGGAGACGCACGAGATGCTGCAAAGCCTGGGCGCGCAGCAAAGCGGGCTGGAGCTCATCATCAAGCGCTCATTTGCGAAGCTCAGCCTCATCAGCTACTTTACCGCAGGCGAGATGGAGGTGCGCGCGTGGACGATCACGAAGGGCTGGAAGGCTCCGAAGGCCGCGAGCGTGATCCATAACGACTTTGAGCGCGGGTTTATCAGAGCCGAGGTGATCGGCTACGAGGACTACATCGCGTGCGGCGGCGAGAGCAGGGCGAAAGAAGCGGGCAAGATGCGCCTTGAGGGCAAGGACTACGTCGTGCAAGACGGCGACGTGATGCACTTTAGATTTAACGTTTAA